Proteins encoded by one window of Chondromyces crocatus:
- a CDS encoding PEGA domain-containing protein — protein MHRTPVTRHQQPSSKWVVALAAVLLTATPSWSAHAQEDDTSSSAPIKAAKMLYDAGRTSADNGEWEKAYESFSAAWRVQQHPLIALHLGRASLKTSRFVEAAERLTFFLQQPPEKLKDQDRALIQSLLGEAKQKIGTLIVKVDREGAEVLVDGRVVGQAPLMREIFVDAGKHTLEARLGKEAAEPETVELKAGESRQIALRVVPRAVEPKTLPKTPPPVAEGEGGPKTWVLIAGGAAAGVGVIAGASLTVWANSVDPDSVTGQEKADAIAQQAYISNTALWTFVGAGAVAGATVVYALVAPRKQETRASAWRLVPAVGTRDAGMWLSGSW, from the coding sequence CGCCCGTCACCAGGCACCAGCAGCCTTCCAGCAAGTGGGTCGTCGCCCTCGCCGCCGTGCTGCTCACCGCGACCCCCTCGTGGTCCGCTCACGCTCAGGAGGACGACACGTCCAGCAGCGCCCCGATCAAGGCCGCGAAGATGCTCTACGACGCGGGGCGTACGTCTGCGGACAACGGGGAGTGGGAGAAGGCCTACGAGTCCTTCAGCGCTGCGTGGCGCGTGCAGCAGCACCCGCTGATCGCGCTGCACCTGGGGCGCGCCTCGTTGAAGACCAGCCGCTTCGTCGAGGCGGCAGAGCGCCTCACGTTCTTCCTGCAGCAGCCGCCGGAGAAGCTCAAGGACCAGGACCGCGCGCTGATCCAGAGCCTCCTCGGGGAGGCGAAGCAGAAGATCGGGACGTTGATCGTCAAGGTGGATCGCGAAGGCGCCGAGGTGCTGGTGGACGGCCGCGTGGTCGGGCAGGCGCCGCTCATGCGAGAGATCTTCGTGGACGCGGGCAAGCACACGCTGGAGGCGCGCCTCGGGAAGGAGGCGGCGGAGCCGGAGACGGTGGAGCTGAAGGCGGGGGAGTCTCGGCAGATCGCGCTGCGTGTGGTGCCCCGAGCGGTGGAGCCCAAGACATTGCCGAAGACACCGCCGCCAGTGGCAGAAGGTGAGGGTGGGCCGAAGACGTGGGTGCTGATTGCAGGGGGGGCTGCGGCTGGCGTGGGGGTGATTGCAGGGGCCTCGCTGACGGTATGGGCGAACAGCGTGGATCCAGACTCCGTCACCGGGCAGGAGAAGGCAGATGCTATCGCCCAGCAGGCCTACATTTCGAATACGGCCCTGTGGACGTTCGTGGGGGCAGGCGCTGTGGCGGGGGCCACAGTCGTCTATGCGCTGGTAGCCCCTCGGAAGCAGGAAACGCGGGCGTCTGCGTGGCGCCTCGTTCCGGCCGTGGG